AGCGAGAAAATAGCATGGCCAGTCCTAAAGGTTGAAGTCATGCCTACACCCGCTACAGAAGTAACACCAACTAAATGTGCAGGGAAGAAAATAGCATCACCTTCGAAGCCAGCCAAGAAAAAAGCAGTGGTATGTAATTGACAtgaagttaaatttttttatttgcctGATGATTGATGTTGCGTCCTTGATTGATGTTGGAACTTGCTTCTGTCATCTTGTTTGAGTTGTAGAGTCCAGGCAGCACTAGTTCGACCAGAAGTCCGAAGCAGAAGTGCACTCTCTTGGATTGCAACAACTCTGGACGTAAGGTAGCTGAAGGAAGGGTAGCTTCAACGGATCCGAATGAGTTGTGCCACTTTGTACCCCTAGGTCCAAATGCAAGCAAGGTGTGGATTGATGTGGCTAAGATCGGTGATGCAAAAGTCTGGAGGCCAAATTCAGAGATTGAATACATATCTGATGCAATGGGTTCGGTTGTGGCATGGCCAAATGACAAAATCAAGTTTGTCTAAAATTGTCGTCTGAAACATTTTTCAAGTTGGTTCTCATCGGCTATGTATTTCTAGTGTGTGATCGAATGTTTAGGTACTTTTTTACTCGGTTGAAATCATGTATGATATTATGTAACAGTTAgcagacaaaaaaaacaaaaattatgtgttATATTATGATATAAGGTTATGTGTGAAAATGTTTAGCTTGTTAACCCCTATACCCTTAAGTGCATAATTTTACATTAAACCATaagctttaaaaattaaatccacAGACGGGaagaccaaaaattaaaatcctataccctaagtgaaatccctaaaccctaaagtacAAACCTATACCCTATACCCTAATTGTACTTGATTTCACAATTTTGTTCATTCTTAAAAGGATATTGTAATCTTAATTTCACAAAACTgattagttataaattttataaacactcATTTgttcaaaccctataccctaaagcCTTTGTACATACAAATAAGTAGTAGTGTTTATGAACATATGAGCTAGATTGATCAATCTTATAAAAGCTcacataaaaaatttatattcatacaattttttttttgtaaaattggaaaactgaatatttgatttttaagatttaatttaatttttttttgcttcaaaatcatatttatatattaatttccaGATTTCAAACGAAATTAATACCTTGAGCCAATAAGGAGTAACCTCCAAGATTGCAGACGTGGCAAACCATATGCCGATGGATGTGTCTTCCCAACTTCAATCTTAgccattctttttattttttgagccAATGAGGAGCAACTACTAAGATTGCACTCGGAAAATTTCAGAACACAACATCTCTCTTTCTGTCGAAACTCCTTTCTGTCTCGCGATCTAAAATCGAAAAAAACCTAAAGAAAGCACATGTATCTCTCGAGCTAAAATCAAACCAGCTGTTCCTGTATTCGCCGATTGAAAGTAAGCAAATGGATAAGTCGTGGATTTGGCTTCCAAGGTATAACCTAAAATCCCTCGATCTCATTTCTACTCGCCGATTGAAATAAAGCTAACTTCTTTTGTCTGATTCTTGTAGGAATAGCCACGAGTATTCAGAAGGAGCAACTAATTTTGTGAATTCGTCCGCAAAAAGATTGGGAAGTCTGTCTGAAATGCTATGCCCTTGTAGAGACTGCCGCAATCTGAGCCATCAGTCACTGGATAAAATTGTGGAGCATTTGGTGATTAGGGGTATGGATAAGAAGTATAAGAGTTCTCGTTGGAGTATTCATGGAGAAAAAAGAGATTCTGCAGAAGACagtgttcttcaatatgaaacAGAGGCGTTTGATTTGTTTAAGACAACATTCTCCATGGACGAAGGTGGTCCAAACCCGACAACTGACAACGAAGACGATGAAGCACCAGAGGAAATTGAGTTTAAGAAAAAGCTCAGAGACGCTCAAACGCCATTATACTCGGATTGTCTCAAGCACACAAAGGTTTCAGCTATCATGGGACTTTACAGATTCAAGGTTAAAAGTGGTGTGTCGGAGAACTACTTTGATCAGCTGTTGGTTTTACTTGAGGATTTGCTACCTGAAGACAATGTTCTTCCCAAGAGTTTAGCTGCAATCAAGAAATTTCTGAAGATCTTTGGGTTCGGCTACGACAGTATTCATGCTTGCAAGAATGATTGCATATTGTATAGGAAGGAGTATGAGAACCTAGAAAGCTGTCCAAGATGCAAAGTTTCAAGATGGGAAATGGATAAGCACAGTAATGAGTTAAAGGTGGGGATTCCGGCAAAGGTCCTTAGATATTTTCCAATCAAGGACAGGTTTAGGAGGATGTTTAGATCACAAAGGATGGCTGAAGATCTGCGTTGGCACTATACCAATGCCACTGAAGATGGTACAATGCGGCACCCTGTTGATTCTATCTCTTGGGCACAAGTGAATGCTAAATGGCCAGACTTTGCTGCTGATCCACGGAATCTTCGACTTGGGATTTCTACAGATGGGATGAACCCTTTCTCCATGCAAAGCACCAATCACAGCACATGGCCAGTGTTGTTAGTGAACTATAACACGCCTCCAACCATGTGTATGAAGGCTGAGAATATAATGCTGACTTTGTTGATCCCTGGTCCTACTGCTCCTGGTAACAACATTGATGTTTACCTAGCACCACTGATAGACGATCTAAAGGATTTGTGGGCTGAGGGTATTGAAGTGTATGACTCATTTGCGAAGGAGAACTTTAATCTCAGAGCCTTGCTGCTTTGGAGTATCAGTGACTATCCAGCCTTAGGAACACTGTCTGGATGTAAAGTAAAGGGGAAACAAGCCTGCAATGTATGTGGAAAGGATACACCTGCAAGGTGGCTTAAGTTTAGCCGCAAGTTTGTCTACATGAGTAACAGAAGGAGACTACCGCCTGGCCATCGTTACAGATATAAAAAAGCTTGGTTTGACAACACTGTGGAGGAAGGGAATGCTAATAGGATACAAACAGGCGCTGAGATATATGAGACACTACAAGCTTTTACGAATGATTTTGGTAGACCTctagagaaggaaaaaaaaaggaaaagactagagttggaagatgatgaGAGGTTACAAGAAGAAGAGTGTGAAGAATCAAATGAACTATGGCGGtggaagaagagatcaataTTCTTTGATCTACCTTACTGGAAGGTAAACTATAGTAACTGACCTATATTATCTGATTACtggaagaagagatcaataTGTCTAACAGTTTCTTGTTTAATGTGTTAGGAGTTGCCTGTTCGTCACAATATTGATGTTATGCACGTAGAAAAGAATGTGTCCGATGCTATATTGTCTCTGTTGATGCAAAGTGCGAAGTCAAAAGATGGGTTGAAAGCAAGAAAAGACTTAGAAGATATTGGAATCAGAAAGCACTTGCACACAGAGGTGAGGGGAAAGAAAACATACTTACCTCCTGCTGCCTACTGGTTATCGAAGAGAGAGAAGACCATTTTCTGCCAAAGGTTAGCTAAGTTTAGAGGCCCTGATGGTTATTGTGGTAATATTGCGAATAGTGTTTCAGTTAACCCTCCAAATATTGGTAGTTTAAAGTCGCATGATCATCATGTCTTAGTACAGAACTTGTTACCAGCTGCATTAAGAGGGTTGTTACATAGGGGTCCTAGGATAGCCATAAATAGATTATGCAGTTACTTCAACAGGTTGTGTCAGCGCATCATTGACCCAGAGAAACTTATATCCATGGAGACAGAGTTTGTGGAGACAATGTGTCAGCTGGAGCGCTTCTTCCCTCCAGCCCTTTTTGATATCATGTTTCACCTTCCACTACATTTATCAAGAGAGGCACGGTTGGGAGGACCAGTTCACTTCCGATGGATGTATCCCTTCGAAAGGTTTGATCAACATCTCTCTTCAATATATCCACTTCCCACAATGATGTTTGACTAATATTCATATTTCCTGAGTTATAGGTACATGAAAACACTAAAGGCTTTTGTTAAGAATTATGCAAGGCCAGAAGCATGTATGGCTGAGGCGTATTTAGCTGGAGAATGTGTTGCATTTTGTTTAGAGTTCCTTAAAGAATCAGTACCAGTTCAAGAAGCAGTTAATCGTAATGAAGATGTTGAGGCTGATAGAATGGTGGTTGAAGGCCGACCTCTGCAGAAGGGTATAGAGGTTACCCTGTCAGATAAAGATAGAGACATTGCACATCGATATGTGCTAATGAACATGGCATCTTTGGATCCCTTTCTTGAGTAAGTAATTCTCTATGTTTCTTCTACTTGTTTTACTcataatttcattttcatatactgttgtttaatttaaaatcaggATGCATTTGGAAGAGTTGCAAGCTAAGGATGCTCGATTGGCTAAAAATGAAACTTTGTTATGGAAAAACCATACTGAACACTTTACAGAATGGCTTAAAAATAAGGTTACAAACTCCAAATTCTTTTCTTGATTATTATTGTAAATACTGGTTAGCTTGTTTGGTGATGACTGGTTAGCTTGTTTGGTGATGACTAGTTAGCTTGTATCATGATGCCTGGTTTGTATCTTGAAGAACATGTCCATATTTTAGCGAATTGATGTCTGAGTAGCTTATAGCTTGATGAAACTGTCtggatttttagtattttgatgACTGGTTAGCTTGTAGATTGATGATTGGTTTCGTGGTACATATTATCatgttttgattataatttaAGTACCTCGGCTTGATGATAATCCTCTGATTTCCTGCGGCAGATTCATTTAGACTCAAAAGATAGTCATTCTAAGGAGATAAGGTGGTTGGCATTTGGACCAAGAAATGTTGCTTTAGCACATAAAGGATTCATCATCAATGGCCAACGGTTTCATACTGATGCGGTCAAGCTGAAGACACAAAACAGTGGAGTAACTTATGAAGCCTTTAGCATGTGTAGATCAAGTGCAAGAGATATGAGACAGGTCGCGGATATGATTACATACTATGGAGTGATAAAGGAGATTTTGGTCATCGACTATCACATGTTCAAAGTGCCACTCTTTAGATGCAACTGGGCAAACACAGCGAATGGTGTGAAGGAAGAAGATGGCTTCACTCTTGTTAACCTTCATATGAACCAAGCAGCCTATTTGAAAGATCCATTCATTCTACCTTCTCAAGCGAAACAGGTTTTCTACTCTAGGGAGGATGATGCTTCAAATTGGTATGTTGTTATGAGAGCACCACCTAGAGGTTATCATGAGTTGGAAACAGAAGAGGATTTAGGTGGTGCTCCTTTACCtgtccaagaagttgatgatatgGGTGATGATATGGATGATGATAGTGTATATGTTAGGGATGATTGTGAAGGTTTATTAGTGGTAGATTGATGATATGTTGTATGCTTGTGTGATGGTTTGTATGAATGTGATAATGTTGTGTTATGGgatttgaataattatattgatttttggaattttaataatttatattgtttttatttcatattttcgaattaattatttaaaaatcaattcaataattattattaattaattttgggataattataaaactaattaataacacGAAACATTTGCTATCTTTGCTACtaggaaaaatcaaattatttggttctaataacatttattaaacGTTATTATAAATACTAACAATTGCGAACAAAAAAGCGCTATTGTTATAAACTTAGTAATAGCACAGAGGAAAATCGCTATTAAAAGGGTTGGACTTTTTATAACGGGTGATGTCAGAGCGTCCAAGGAAACGCTATTAAACTAAAATGATAGCGCTTTTCGTCTGCTATTACTAACCACATTTCCTGTAGTGTTGAACTTCTTGTGGAAGCTCTATAAAGTTGTCTTCTCCACTTTTCTCCTTGTGGCAGTCTAGCATCCTCACATACCTTGCACTCTCCTCATCTTCTATCAATTGAGTCTCTCTATCAACTGTTATGGCATGTTGAAGAGAGTCCTCAATAGCTAATTCCTCCAAATACTCTTCAGTTAAAGTTTTCATCTCCTCAATGTAGAATGCTTGGCTTTGGGTAGTGGGCTTCTTCATCACCTGCTTGATGTTAAAATGCAAGATGTTCTATTTGccaagatgaagatcaatcTTCTCTTCCTTAACATTCACAACAGCTCCTGTTGTAGTCAAGAAAGGTCTCCCTAATATCAAAGGATTTGTTGGTTCTTCATCCATCTCCAACACCACAAAATATGTAGGAATCTCACAATTTCCAACCATAACAGGGAGATCTTCTAGGATACCAATGAGAATCTTCACTGAGCGATCAGCTAGCAcaagagagagtctacacttcttgtattgTGTAAACCCAAGCCTTTTAGCAATGGAGAGAGGCATAAGGCTCacacttgctcccaaatcacATAGACACTTTTCAAAAGCCAATTGCCCAAtggcacaaggtagtgtgaaacTTTCTGGATCTTCAAGCTTCTTGGGGATGGTTAGCCGATGTATAATGGCGCTGCATTCATGGGTGAGAACTACCATcccttccatctctttcttcttcttggctACAGCATCCTTGAGGAACTTGATGTACTGAGGCACTAGCATGAAGGCATCATTAATGGGCATAGTAatctgaacttcactcatttgcttctcaaacaaggCCTTGTATTGCTCCAAAAGTtgtctcttgaatctaccaggaaAGGGAAGTTTTGCTTCATATGGAGGAAGAATGAATGGAGCTCCTTTTGATGAAGTAGCAGCTTCATTCTTTTTCAcaaccttcttctcttctccaacttttcttttcctttagcttcaactatcttctccaagatctctaCATTGGTTTTCTCATCCACAATAACTACATCATCAACCACATTGATGACCACCTCCCCATCTTGATTCTCATTATCCCTAATGAGATCTCTAGGAGGCAACTgtttaccactcctaagggtgatggATTTCATTGTCTCCTTGGAGTTTTGCTCAGAGGTTCCGGGAAGTGATCCCATAGGGCGTTTTGAGTTACTACTCATTGaggcaaactggttctccaaagctTTGAAGTTGGAAGCAAGGtttgagaacttgttgttgagatcATTGTTGCTTCCATCAACTTTGGTGTGAAGGTTCTTCAGCTCATATCCAatgtgcttctcacttctagtttgGGATTCCAAGATCTGCTTCAACATTGCATTAGTGCTACTCTCTTGTGGAGCAGAAGTAGAAGATCCGGCTTGGCTTTGTGTAGACTGATTTCCTTTGGAGGGGAAACCTTGAGAGTAGTTTTGTCTAGCTTGGTAACCACCTTGTTGGTTGCTGTTGTAGAAGAGCttttgttggtagttgttgtactgaaagttaggcTCCTTCTTGTACCATGTCCCATTAGCATTCACAAAGCACAACTCTTCTTGACCTTCTAGACCATCAACTTCATTAAGCACAGCAGTCCCTTCTTGTTTCTTCTCACCAACAAAGTTCACCTTTTCTTGTGTAGCTCTATCCAAGAGAAGCATATCCAGCTTGTCTTGTAAAGCTTTTAACTCTTTCTTGGTGTTTGTATCATCACCTCCACTGCCTATGTTGCTTCTATCAGGCTCATCACTGTAGACTGAATCATTCTTAGCCATATTCTCTA
This region of Brassica napus cultivar Da-Ae chromosome C5, Da-Ae, whole genome shotgun sequence genomic DNA includes:
- the LOC106411944 gene encoding uncharacterized protein LOC106411944, giving the protein MDKSWIWLPRNSHEYSEGATNFVNSSAKRLGSLSEMLCPCRDCRNLSHQSLDKIVEHLVIRGMDKKYKSSRWSIHGEKRDSAEDSVLQYETEAFDLFKTTFSMDEGGPNPTTDNEDDEAPEEIEFKKKLRDAQTPLYSDCLKHTKVSAIMGLYRFKVKSGVSENYFDQLLVLLEDLLPEDNVLPKSLAAIKKFLKIFGFGYDSIHACKNDCILYRKEYENLESCPRCKVSRWEMDKHSNELKVGIPAKVLRYFPIKDRFRRMFRSQRMAEDLRWHYTNATEDGTMRHPVDSISWAQVNAKWPDFAADPRNLRLGISTDGMNPFSMQSTNHSTWPVLLVNYNTPPTMCMKAENIMLTLLIPGPTAPGNNIDVYLAPLIDDLKDLWAEGIEVYDSFAKENFNLRALLLWSISDYPALGTLSGCKVKGKQACNVCGKDTPARWLKFSRKFVYMSNRRRLPPGHRYRYKKAWFDNTVEEGNANRIQTGAEIYETLQAFTNDFGRPLEKEKKRKRLELEDDERLQEEECEESNELWRWKKRSIFFDLPYWKELPVRHNIDVMHVEKNVSDAILSLLMQSAKSKDGLKARKDLEDIGIRKHLHTEVRGKKTYLPPAAYWLSKREKTIFCQRLAKFRGPDGYCGNIANSVSVNPPNIGSLKSHDHHVLVQNLLPAALRGLLHRGPRIAINRLCSYFNRLCQRIIDPEKLISMETEFVETMCQLERFFPPALFDIMFHLPLHLSREARLGGPVHFRWMYPFERYMKTLKAFVKNYARPEACMAEAYLAGECVAFCLEFLKESVPVQEAVNRNEDVEADRMVVEGRPLQKGIEVTLSDKDRDIAHRYVLMNMASLDPFLE
- the LOC106398103 gene encoding uncharacterized protein LOC106398103 — protein: MHLEELQAKDARLAKNETLLWKNHTEHFTEWLKNKIHLDSKDSHSKEIRWLAFGPRNVALAHKGFIINGQRFHTDAVKLKTQNSGVTYEAFSMCRSSARDMRQVADMITYYGVIKEILVIDYHMFKVPLFRCNWANTANGVKEEDGFTLVNLHMNQAAYLKDPFILPSQAKQVFYSREDDASNWYVVMRAPPRGYHELETEEDLGGAPLPVQEVDDMGDDMDDDSVYVRDDCEGLLVVD
- the LOC106411936 gene encoding uncharacterized protein LOC106411936, which codes for MNLRSRGPTDLVPRVEDIRALEREIERRRREEEQHAHLDRLRFMMDQHQNQPQDGEGIGKGAANLRPQHPQRQARAIGTHDEPNIHGHRAGIRAPAVENNNFEIKSSLINMIQSDKYHGLALEDPLDHLDNFDKLCGTTKINGVSEDAFKLRLFPFSLGGKAHTWEKSFSRDSITTWDECKNALLNKFFCTSRISKLRNEISGFHQKTLEGFGEAWERFISYISQCPHHGFNMESLLSTFYRGALPKFRSQLDTASNGLFLGRTEADALELLENMAKNDSVYSDEPDRSNIGSGGDDTNTKKELKALQDKLDMLLLDRATQEKVNFVGEKKQEGTAVLNEVDGLEGQEELCFVNANGTWYKKEPNFQYNNYQQKLFYNSNQQGGYQARQNYSQGFPSKGNQSTQSQAGSSTSAPQESSTNAMLKQILESQTRSEKHIGYELKNLHTKVDGSNNDLNNKFSNLASNFKALENQFASMSSNSKRPMGSLPGTSEQNSKETMKSITLRSGKQLPPRDLIRDNENQDGEVVINVVDDVVIVDEKTNNEAATSSKGAPFILPPYEAKLPFPGRFKRQLLEQYKALFEKQMSEVQITMPINDAFMLVPQYIKFLKDAVAKKKKEMEGMVVLTHECSAIIHRLTIPKKLEDPESFTLPCAIGQLAFEKCLCDLGASVSLMPLSIAKRLGFTQYKKCRLSLVLADRSVKILIGILEDLPVMVGNCEIPTYFVVLEMDEEPTNPLILGRPFLTTTGAVVNVKEEKIDLHLGK